The following coding sequences are from one Octopus bimaculoides isolate UCB-OBI-ISO-001 chromosome 3, ASM119413v2, whole genome shotgun sequence window:
- the LOC106875516 gene encoding uncharacterized protein RP689 produces the protein MVTHKMVFCYSLHILVLIIIYTCMSLYYKSTQHIDRQFQSPITEEERKLLMVTARAFIRALDSANIPYMIYSGTLLGSYRHHDLIPWDDDFDILINASLRNAVKRFVAKYDDSFALYVPNFQDFAWKYYRKDMALKTLPNLPFGWPYVDIFFFNENETHIWDDISYLSKEFTFRKDKVFPLQRRLFSSMQLSAPCNPLHMLSTYHIQSCKSRSMSHKHEVILPKNSYRVIPCQALTGFYPFVHHTKTEDGWKETLKVGDIVLYSIDVKEYC, from the coding sequence ATGGTAACACATAAAATGGTTTTCTGTTATTCTCTGCACATTCTTGTTCTTATTATCATTTACACCTGTATGTCGTTGTATTATAAATCCACTCAACATATCGATAGACAATTCCAAAGTCCAATTACAGAAGAGGAACGGAAGCTGTTGATGGTAACAGCCCGAGCATTTATCAGAGCTTTGGACAGTGCTAATATCCCATACATGATATACAGTGGAACTCTGCTGGGCTCTTATCGTCATCACGATCTTATACCATGGGATGATGACTTTGATATACTTATCAACGCTTCTCTTAGAAATGCTGTGAAGCGATTTGTGGCTAAATACGATGATTCTTTTGCTTTGTATGTACCAAACTTTCAGGATTTTGCATGGAAATATTATCGTAAAGATATGGCTTTAAAGACACTTCCTAATCTTCCATTTGGATGGCCATatgttgacattttctttttcaacgaGAACGAAACACATATCTGGGATGATATTTCTTATTTATCAAAAGAATTCACTTTTCGGAAAGATAAGGTATTTCCCTTGCAGCGACGACTATTTTCTTCAATGCAGTTGTCTGCACCATGCAATCCACTGCATATGCTAAGTACGTATCACATACAGAGCTGCAAATCTCGTTCAATGTCTCATAAACATGAAGTGATTCTCCCAAAGAACTCTTACAGAGTCATCCCCTGTCAAGCGCTGACTGGTTTCTACCCATTTGTACATCACACAAAAACTGAAGACGGGTGGAAGGAGACACTCAAAGTTGGAGACATTGTTTTATATTCCATTGATGTGAAGGAATATTGCTGA